A region of the Elusimicrobiota bacterium genome:
GACGCGCCTCCATGAGGGGCTCGCTTATCTGCGTTTTCATTTCGGATTTATCAGTGCGTGGGGAATACTTGAAACAGAAGGCGAAAGAAAATCCCCCCTCCCGCGCCAGCGCGAGCGTCCGCGAAAAATCTTCTTCAGTCTCGCCCGGATAGCCCACTATAAAATCAGTGGAAACGGAAACGTCTCCGGCGGCCGCGCGCATGCGGGCGATAAGGTCCAGGTACCCGGCGCGGGTATAGCCGCGCCTCATCAGCTTAAGGATGCGGTCCGAACCGGACTGTACCGGCAGGTGTATATGGCGGGAAAGTTTAGGCTCGCCGGCAAGCAGCTCAAAAAACGCCTTGTCAAAAAAAAGCGGGTGCGGGCTCATGAAACGTACCCGCCGCACATCTTTAATGGCGCAGACTTTTTTAAGCAGTCCGGCAAAAGCGGTTTTGCCGCAGCGGTAGGCGTTTACCGTCTGGCCCAAAAGGACTATCTCGCGCGCGCCGGCCCCGGCCTTGGCGCGGGCCTCTTCAAGTATGGCCTCGGGCTCAATACAAACGGCTTCTCCCCGCACCGAGGGCACCACGCAATAAGAGCATTTAAGCGAACAGCCGCGCATGATAGTTACATAAGCCGAAAGCGGCGATTTGAAAATTTCAGCGGGGACGG
Encoded here:
- the miaB gene encoding tRNA (N6-isopentenyl adenosine(37)-C2)-methylthiotransferase MiaB, producing MENNPKPQPVSRRPGKVCIITFGCQMNEADSADIAAAFHERAFELTEDISKADAVVINTCTVRQKAEDKAVSQIGRLRKWKRDKPAGKVFVMGCAAQRLGGKFLKTKFPFIDGVLGAKELGRLQELLDAHFETPGTVPAEIFKSPLSAYVTIMRGCSLKCSYCVVPSVRGEAVCIEPEAILEEARAKAGAGAREIVLLGQTVNAYRCGKTAFAGLLKKVCAIKDVRRVRFMSPHPLFFDKAFFELLAGEPKLSRHIHLPVQSGSDRILKLMRRGYTRAGYLDLIARMRAAAGDVSVSTDFIVGYPGETEEDFSRTLALAREGGFSFAFCFKYSPRTDKSEMKTQISEPLMEARLERLLSAVKENSRDILKKRIGKIEEVLFETETSGRTSTNFTCFTDRAGSPGETLRVEITGTDKNILNGKVIR